A genomic region of Synechococcus sp. NOUM97013 contains the following coding sequences:
- the pth gene encoding aminoacyl-tRNA hydrolase: MQSGDLRLVVGLGNPGEKYASTRHNVGFMALEQLASREGGRFKAMGKLQGELADVGSGGARLRLLMPQTFMNESGRSIRAALDWFGFEIHQLIVLVDDMDLPLGRLRLRAGGGAGGHNGLKSTIQHLGTQQFARLRIGIGAPGRTPEERRARTVSHVLGQFNRDEEPLLNDVLSEVLRGLERIQRQGLDRAGNHLNGLNLAPVAEDEAV; the protein is encoded by the coding sequence ATTCAAAGCGGTGACCTCCGATTGGTGGTCGGGTTAGGCAATCCGGGCGAGAAGTACGCCTCCACTCGCCATAACGTTGGGTTCATGGCCTTGGAGCAATTGGCTTCTCGCGAGGGAGGCCGTTTTAAAGCGATGGGCAAGTTGCAGGGCGAACTGGCGGATGTCGGTTCCGGTGGTGCCCGTCTCCGGCTTTTGATGCCGCAGACCTTCATGAATGAAAGCGGTCGTTCGATCCGTGCGGCTCTCGACTGGTTCGGCTTCGAGATTCACCAGCTGATCGTGCTGGTCGATGACATGGATCTACCGCTGGGCCGGCTGCGGCTGCGCGCTGGTGGTGGTGCTGGAGGGCATAACGGCTTGAAAAGCACCATTCAGCATCTGGGGACGCAGCAATTTGCCCGGTTGCGAATCGGGATCGGTGCTCCTGGACGCACCCCGGAGGAGCGCCGCGCTCGCACCGTGTCTCATGTGCTCGGCCAGTTCAATCGCGATGAAGAGCCACTTCTCAATGATGTGCTGAGCGAGGTTCTCCGAGGTCTTGAACGCATCCAGCGCCAGGGCCTGGATCGTGCCGGCAATCATCTCAATGGGTTGAATCTGGCTCCGGTGGCTGAGGATGAAGCGGTCTGA
- a CDS encoding DUF3146 family protein — protein MARLPVTTAHLRVHHQSFRDQCLQGEVQAGGFNWEFQWFFDRGELCVEPSLGRALIQDALQRFLVKSDYRLEAGGDYSFTVRARF, from the coding sequence ATGGCGCGGCTGCCCGTCACCACAGCGCATCTGCGTGTGCATCACCAGAGCTTTCGAGACCAATGCCTTCAGGGTGAAGTGCAGGCGGGGGGATTCAACTGGGAATTTCAGTGGTTCTTTGATCGTGGTGAACTCTGCGTTGAACCTTCACTCGGCAGAGCCCTGATTCAGGACGCGCTTCAGCGCTTTCTGGTCAAGTCGGATTATCGGCTGGAGGCCGGTGGGGATTACAGCTTCACGGTCAGGGCCCGATTCTGA
- a CDS encoding resolvase encodes MSWIAALDPGRSKCGLVLASQEQRCVIEGHVLPADAVLNTLERWQRSTPPEQLIVGNGTSSAHWTAQLPTELPVTLVDERGTTLMARSRYWQLWPARGWRRLVPLGLQLPPGELDAVAALVMLENHLGFPLDWPEPSSLRIGP; translated from the coding sequence ATGAGCTGGATTGCCGCCCTTGATCCAGGTCGCAGCAAGTGCGGGCTGGTGCTGGCGTCCCAAGAGCAACGCTGCGTGATCGAAGGGCATGTTCTCCCAGCCGATGCTGTGCTGAATACCCTGGAACGGTGGCAGCGTTCCACGCCACCGGAACAATTGATCGTGGGCAATGGCACCTCCAGTGCTCACTGGACAGCGCAACTCCCCACCGAACTGCCAGTGACTTTGGTTGACGAACGTGGCACGACATTGATGGCACGATCGCGGTATTGGCAGCTATGGCCAGCGCGCGGTTGGCGCAGGCTGGTGCCTCTTGGGCTGCAATTGCCCCCAGGCGAACTGGACGCTGTCGCAGCACTGGTGATGCTGGAAAACCACCTCGGGTTTCCACTCGATTGGCCGGAGCCGTCATCGCTCAGAATCGGGCCCTGA
- a CDS encoding DUF3084 domain-containing protein, translated as MTGWLLLLTLLILGGVLSTLGDRLGSRVGKARLSLFGLRPRQTAVLITVLTGSLISVLSLGLMLLVSRQLRVGLFELNELQARLRSSRTALKASQKAQQESRDQLQQARSDEIEARQTLADAQARASELRSTLQPLQEQTRRLEAERQRLSQDVSNRDAEIRRTDAELNAVRAQIRDGENELLQLEENLLALRRGNVAISSGQPLATVTLKLDRPDQARQVIDQILREANQQAYQQVLPGEAPDRQILLVPRQDINRLEQAIRKPGTWVVLLRSAANVLRGERVVYAFPDVRPNVTVTIEGEVLATTTLNSDERDPQAIRNRLNLLLASTLAKAQRRGSLSQGLQFDGNALNSLAKELIERGRGRVELEAVAARRSETADPVAIELRIKRSIESNSDASGS; from the coding sequence GTGACAGGTTGGCTGCTGCTGCTGACCCTCCTCATCCTGGGGGGGGTGCTGTCAACACTTGGAGATCGCCTGGGCTCAAGGGTGGGCAAAGCCCGACTGAGTCTGTTTGGCTTGCGCCCACGTCAGACCGCAGTCCTGATCACTGTGCTCACAGGGAGCCTGATCAGTGTGCTGTCGCTCGGGCTGATGCTCCTGGTGAGTCGCCAGCTGCGGGTCGGCCTGTTCGAACTCAATGAACTCCAGGCGCGTCTGCGCAGCAGCCGCACCGCTTTGAAGGCCAGCCAAAAAGCACAGCAGGAATCACGCGACCAGCTCCAACAGGCCCGCAGCGATGAAATCGAAGCTCGGCAAACCCTGGCTGACGCGCAAGCCCGTGCCAGCGAATTGCGAAGCACGCTGCAACCGCTGCAGGAGCAGACCCGTCGCCTCGAAGCGGAGCGTCAGCGCCTCAGCCAGGACGTCAGCAATCGTGATGCCGAAATTCGTCGCACGGATGCCGAGCTGAACGCCGTTCGTGCACAGATCCGCGACGGCGAAAACGAACTGCTGCAACTGGAGGAGAATCTGCTCGCCCTGAGACGGGGCAATGTGGCGATCAGCAGTGGCCAGCCTCTTGCAACGGTCACCCTCAAACTCGATCGACCGGATCAGGCACGCCAGGTCATCGACCAGATCCTCAGAGAGGCCAATCAGCAGGCCTACCAACAGGTGCTACCGGGCGAAGCCCCGGATCGGCAGATTCTCTTGGTGCCCCGACAAGACATCAACCGGCTCGAACAGGCCATTCGCAAGCCCGGCACCTGGGTGGTTCTCTTGCGTTCCGCCGCCAATGTGCTCCGTGGCGAACGTGTGGTCTATGCCTTCCCGGATGTCCGTCCCAATGTCACGGTCACCATCGAAGGTGAAGTGCTGGCCACAACGACGCTCAACAGTGACGAACGCGATCCGCAAGCGATCCGCAACCGCCTCAACTTGCTGTTGGCATCAACGCTGGCAAAGGCCCAGCGCCGTGGCTCCCTCAGCCAGGGACTCCAATTTGATGGCAATGCTCTGAATAGCCTCGCCAAGGAACTGATCGAGCGGGGACGGGGACGCGTTGAACTCGAAGCGGTGGCGGCTCGCCGCAGCGAAACGGCCGATCCAGTGGCGATCGAGCTCAGAATCAAGCGAAGCATCGAATCCAATTCGGATGCTTCGGGCTCATGA